CCTGGGGCTACCAGGTCACCTCCTACTACGCCCCGACTCCACGGCTGGGCAGCCCCGATGATCTGCGCCATCTCATCGACACGCTGCACCAGGCCGGCATCGGCGTGATCGTCGACTGGGTGCCCGCGCACTTCCCGAAGGACGCCTGGGCGCTCGGCCGGTTCGACGGGACCGCCCTCTACGAGCACTCCGACCCGCGCCGCGGCGAGCAACTCGACTGGGGTACCTACGTTTTCGACTTCGGTCGCCCCGAGGTGCGCAACTTCCTGGTCGCCAACGCGCTGTACTGGCTGCAGGAGTATCACGTCGACGGCCTGCGGGTCGATGCGGTGGCCTCGATGCTCTACCTGGACTATTCGCGACCCGAGGGTGGCTGGACGCCGAACATCTACGGCGGACGGGAGAACCTGGAAGCGGTGCAGTTCCTGCAGGAGATGAACGCGACGGTGCACAAGGTGACGCCCGGCATCGTCACCATCGCCGAGGAATCCACCTCGTGGCCCGGCGTCACGCGCCCGACGAACCTTGGCGGCCTTGGCTTCTCGATGAAGTGGAACATGGGCTGGATGAACGACACCCTGGAGTTCATCAAGCGCGACCCGATCCACCGCAGTTTCCACCATCACGAGATCACCTTCTCCATGCTCTACGCGTTCAGCGAGAACTACGTACTGCCCATCAGCCACGACGAGGTGGTGCACGGCAAGGGCACGCTGTGGAGCCGGATGCCGGGCAATGACCACAACAAGGCGGCGGGTCTGCGCGGGCTGCTGGCCTACCAGTGGGCGCACCCCGGCAAGCAGTTGCTGTTCATGGGCCAGGAGTTCGGCCAGCGCGCCGAATGGTCCGAGGAGCGTGGCCTGGACTGGTACCAACTGTCCGAGCAGAGCTTCTCCACCGGGATCGCGCGACTGGTCACCGACATCAACGCGCTCTACCGCAGCCGGCGGGCCCTGTGGTCACGCGACACCGTGCCCGAGGGTTACTCCTGGATCGACGCCAACGATTCGGCGAACAACGTGCTGAGCTTCCTGCGCTTCGGTGACGACGGCACCGCGCTGGCGTGCGTGTTCAACTTCTCCGGCGCCGAGCACGCCCGATACCGGTTGGGCCTGCCCCAGGCCGGCACCTGGCGTGAGGTGCTCAACACCGACGCCACCATCTACAACGGGTCCGGGATCGGCAACCTGGGTTCGGTGGAGGCCACCGCCGAGCCCTGGCACGGGCGCCCCGCCTCGGCGGTCCTGGCGCTGCCGCCACTGGCCGCGCTCTGGTTCGAGCTGGATCCATGACCGCCCAAACGAACAAACGGGCGCCGAAAGTCGAGCGAAATTACGCCATTTCGTCGATCTCGGCGCCTAGTACAGCGCGTTGGCGAGCTTACGGCG
This region of Mycolicibacterium diernhoferi genomic DNA includes:
- the glgB gene encoding 1,4-alpha-glucan branching protein GlgB; this encodes MTRTNTNTSIHLRPGVDDLHRLAAGEHHDPHSILGAHEYGDHTVIRALRPHAESVTALIGGQRYPLNHLEAGLFAGAVPFTGLMDYRLEVQYPGVPAFTVADPYRFLPTLGEMDLHLFAEGRHERLWEILGAHRRSFTTPDGEVQGYSFAVWAPNAKGVSLIGEFNHWDGGQAPLRVLGSTGVWELFWPDFPEDGLYKFRVHGVDGSVTDRADPFAFAAEIPPATASRVTDSNYTWNDDAWMAARALRNPVFEPMSTYEVHLMSWRPGLSYRELAVELTEYVVEHGFTHVEMLPVAAHPFSGSWGYQVTSYYAPTPRLGSPDDLRHLIDTLHQAGIGVIVDWVPAHFPKDAWALGRFDGTALYEHSDPRRGEQLDWGTYVFDFGRPEVRNFLVANALYWLQEYHVDGLRVDAVASMLYLDYSRPEGGWTPNIYGGRENLEAVQFLQEMNATVHKVTPGIVTIAEESTSWPGVTRPTNLGGLGFSMKWNMGWMNDTLEFIKRDPIHRSFHHHEITFSMLYAFSENYVLPISHDEVVHGKGTLWSRMPGNDHNKAAGLRGLLAYQWAHPGKQLLFMGQEFGQRAEWSEERGLDWYQLSEQSFSTGIARLVTDINALYRSRRALWSRDTVPEGYSWIDANDSANNVLSFLRFGDDGTALACVFNFSGAEHARYRLGLPQAGTWREVLNTDATIYNGSGIGNLGSVEATAEPWHGRPASAVLALPPLAALWFELDP